In Patescibacteria group bacterium, the following are encoded in one genomic region:
- a CDS encoding alpha/beta hydrolase — protein MEQEKFIEQEPTPKFEALEKLFGENFNPEKTIKLEKDLDEDNELRELGNYESYWTEFRNPDSDEVVEGKVYLPKEGVAKDILIISPGYKGDFAMQEAKYADDFSQDGRAVIFLRHNGLRIEGEDVKNYIHCPEKQKEASEKKQKYIGNEEKFSWHKANREILTALKSLGNKIDDIGKIDIIGHSWGGSIAVNSMVELHRDASEAAKKIEQKIDNVILMGAMLETRSEVFENYREFFESEAGKDYFKGMDAEAVINDLISDGEAIGKMTAKDLPLNVRLVGVESVADADIDLQGETLPFFTRMKELNRKGNIVFKDLKEFDMPEKIGGRDTEVHDYPLDRVRRWIAKIIERK, from the coding sequence ATGGAACAAGAAAAATTTATAGAGCAAGAGCCTACTCCGAAATTTGAGGCACTAGAAAAACTATTTGGGGAAAATTTTAATCCCGAGAAGACAATTAAACTGGAAAAGGATTTAGACGAAGATAATGAGCTGCGCGAGCTCGGCAATTATGAATCTTATTGGACGGAATTTAGAAATCCAGATTCTGATGAGGTCGTGGAAGGCAAGGTTTACTTGCCCAAAGAGGGGGTAGCGAAGGATATTTTAATTATTAGTCCGGGATACAAAGGCGATTTTGCCATGCAGGAAGCAAAATATGCCGATGATTTTAGCCAAGATGGTCGCGCGGTGATCTTTTTGCGGCATAATGGTTTAAGGATAGAAGGCGAAGATGTAAAAAATTATATTCACTGCCCGGAAAAGCAAAAGGAAGCTTCCGAAAAAAAGCAAAAATACATTGGCAATGAGGAAAAATTTAGTTGGCATAAAGCGAATAGGGAAATTTTAACCGCGCTTAAGTCGTTAGGGAATAAGATTGACGATATCGGCAAAATAGATATTATTGGTCATTCTTGGGGCGGCAGTATTGCCGTTAATTCAATGGTGGAATTGCATAGGGATGCAAGCGAAGCGGCGAAAAAAATTGAGCAAAAAATTGACAATGTTATTTTAATGGGCGCAATGTTGGAAACGCGGTCAGAGGTATTTGAAAACTATCGTGAATTTTTTGAAAGCGAGGCGGGGAAAGATTATTTTAAAGGAATGGACGCGGAAGCGGTGATAAATGATTTAATTTCCGACGGAGAGGCAATAGGGAAAATGACCGCCAAGGATTTACCTCTAAATGTGCGTTTGGTTGGCGTGGAATCTGTAGCTGATGCCGACATTGATTTGCAGGGCGAAACCCTGCCGTTTTTTACAAGGATGAAAGAGCTAAATAGAAAAGGCAATATTGTTTTCAAGGATCTTAAAGAATTTGACATGCCGGAAAAAATCGGCGGCAGAGACACCGAGGTGCACGATTATCCTTTGGATCGGGTGAGAAGATGGATCGCAAAAATTATTGAGAGAAAATAA
- a CDS encoding class I SAM-dependent methyltransferase, with protein sequence MKKMIQKKIAAWEKVAGEYCKILVPNRPSPDDCKNYGILIAKFLKNRKNSKIMVMGATPELRRILYTYESLAGAKVYCVDINPTMYRVMTNFLAKGRHPQEKFFPRSWLATQFPKQHFDLVVGDEVICNVDAKLHPRLFQEISRILKNDGIWITRHNFYLPETKENSVSKILIDLAVKIEKGEYCFQLAMNILYLRMFYYSSAMKKIDNTMANLLKIMRREWEKSLKNHQYSLIIEELINFYEDNFVPMAADYHWSVLSEKESERELKEFFTIEGKVYSSDHPFVKNGPIYTLKKRTSPVLSKEG encoded by the coding sequence ATGAAGAAAATGATTCAGAAGAAAATCGCTGCTTGGGAAAAAGTCGCCGGCGAATATTGTAAAATTTTAGTGCCCAATCGTCCGAGCCCTGACGATTGTAAAAATTATGGCATTTTGATTGCCAAATTTTTAAAGAACAGAAAAAATTCTAAAATTATGGTGATGGGCGCGACACCGGAACTGCGTCGGATTTTATATACTTATGAAAGCTTGGCTGGCGCCAAAGTTTATTGCGTGGACATCAACCCCACGATGTATCGCGTGATGACGAATTTTTTAGCAAAAGGTCGCCATCCCCAAGAGAAGTTTTTCCCCCGCTCTTGGCTTGCCACTCAATTTCCTAAGCAACATTTTGATTTGGTTGTAGGCGATGAAGTGATTTGCAATGTGGACGCGAAATTGCACCCCCGGTTATTCCAAGAAATAAGCCGCATTTTAAAAAATGACGGCATATGGATTACACGGCATAATTTTTATTTACCCGAAACCAAAGAAAACAGTGTCAGTAAAATCTTGATAGATTTAGCAGTTAAAATAGAAAAAGGCGAATATTGTTTTCAGCTTGCGATGAATATTTTATATCTGCGTATGTTTTATTACAGCAGCGCCATGAAAAAAATTGACAACACAATGGCGAATCTTTTAAAAATTATGCGCAGAGAATGGGAAAAGAGTTTGAAAAATCATCAATATAGCCTCATTATTGAGGAACTCATCAATTTTTATGAAGACAATTTTGTCCCGATGGCTGCTGATTATCATTGGTCTGTTTTATCAGAAAAAGAAAGCGAGAGAGAATTAAAAGAATTTTTCACCATTGAAGGCAAGGTTTATTCTTCCGATCATCCTTTTGTGAAAAACGGGCCGATATATACATTAAAGAAGCGCACTTCCCCTGTTTTGAGCAAGGAGGGGTAA